One region of Channa argus isolate prfri chromosome 20, Channa argus male v1.0, whole genome shotgun sequence genomic DNA includes:
- the dlgap5 gene encoding disks large-associated protein 5 isoform X3 has protein sequence MESRFTHLRQRDTSVSMLRVKMSRRRSQSQKENRERAMNTRRQLDKLPELEMSSMDASILMANMSTIQEKTQNNAKPAKSLAVEDRLKQLERWKERKALEKEKKERERKGIFKTGLYHPKDTLTIVTLPVVPAAPKRAKETKVNIAPSQNTRVTRSMKQQLQVQKCLKTQDSNAAAKKAQPAVERSTKSLIAPVKPAQSATKTTVCTAEPALRALSTRSTNRPPVTAVPVVKDKPKDKAADTRITRSRVIGKPVAPPSGRERSSKASAGNTAQPPIPMEPELKEYEMQKLDEKPHPPSLTSCSKEEDMVMDQPQADSVSPVDTFEAPNSFAPEGFVFQAPAGLLNFKFEPLTPRSADAFLTPSSSISLPPVPVFSAEPNEPTSGSPHHYPAHTFPTVAPLTPGSPLESNHDVPYFRAEIVNETERLTGLCVHWESKVEDESIPEEMRDHMRTAIGQARLLMKERFNQFSGLVDDCELGRGEKITTCTDLQGFWDMVYYQVEDVQKKFNALKEAEGRGWIEEHKPPSRQRKVVKKLSAPPAKPTIAKAAVKSRLAAVKAAMKAKQQAAKAEQAAQNADSTQDNTCTNSQEPQYQAEAQIPETVVFDGGFFKVESPAKALGSVRRSSRLSAAMLPQASPCSKSLTPRRVTRQFLALEQTPVQGVASPAQPVFTPAHLHLTLKQTPAQAPQSHRGTPKSTRKTKDTINVSLCFSPVKEILSDDVQPDRSSVQQSESVSPQDSTTSVPQLGTPKPVDSQVVEEQGEPANAVNLDVSLSPRLSHYPCKTPPPSSQVPEPSSSLSFTLSPCMSPSQPIISSITAVEAQGSVCCTPDSSVVEEIPGLDIERYLLPSQRCSLSPRETVSIQTLSPLPVDVEMESPGGPSGDLLSQQEPGPHNRVCPASFHPRSDGSNTPVSMSK, from the exons ATGGAATCTCGATTTACTCACCTGCGCCAACGGGACACCAGCGTGTCTATGCTGAGAGTAAAAATGTCCCGAAGAAGATCTCAGTCTCAGAAGGAGAATCGAGAACGGGCCATGAATACGCGCAGGCAGCTAGACAAGCTCCCAGAGCTGGAAATGTCTTCCATGGATGCTTCCATCCTTATGGCCAACATGTCCACTATTCAGGAGAAGACGCAGAACAATGCAAAACCTGCCAAAA GTCTGGCTGTAGAAGATAGGTTAAAGCAGCTTGAGCGCTGGAAAGAACGTAAGGCTCTcgagaaggaaaagaaagaaagggaacgAAAAGGCATATTTAAGACTGGTCTATATCATCCAAAGGACACTCTTACCATTGTCACTCTGCCTGTGGTCCCAGCTGCCCCAAAAAGAGCTAAAGAG ACAAAAGTAAACATTGCTCCATCCCAGAATACCCGAGTCACCCGTTCAATGAAACAGCAGCTGCAAGTGCAGAAG TGTCTGAAGACACAAGATTCAAATGCTGCGGCAAAGAAAG CTCAACCTGCTGTGGAAAGATCAACCAAGAGCCTGATAGCTCCTGTTAAACCAGCACAGAGTGCAACCAAGACCACAGTTTGTACAG CAGAGCCTGCTTTACGAGCTTTGTCAACTAGATCAACCAACAGGCCTCCTGTTACAGCAGTTCCGGTGGTGAAAGACAAACCTAAAGACAAGGCTGCAG ATACAAGAATCACAAGGAGCAGAGTGATTGGCAAGCCTGTGGCTCCCCCCTCCGGCAGAGAAAGGAGCTCCAAGG catctgCTGGTAACACTGCCCAGCCTCCTATCCCCATG gaGCCTGAGCTGAAGGAATATGAGATGCAGAAGCTAGATGAAAAGCCTCATCCTCCCAGTCTGACGTCTTGTTCTAAGGAGGAAGACATGGTGATGGATCAACCTCAAGCTGACTCTGTCTCTCCTGTGGACACTTTTGAAGCTCCAAACTCATTTGCTCCAGAAGGTTTTGTTTTCCAAGCTCCTGCTGGCTTGTTAAACTTCAAGTTTGAGCCTCTCACTCCTCGCTCAGCAGATGCCTTCCTTACACCAag CTCTAGCATAAGTCTTCCACCAGTTCCTGTGTTCAGTGCTGAGCCAAATGAGCCCACCTCTGGATCCCCTCACCACTATCCTGCTCATACATTTCCCACAGTGGCTCCTCTGACTCCAGGCAGCCCTCTGGAATCAAACCATGATGTACCATATTTCAG AGCTGAAATAGTCAATGAGACCGAAAGACTGACAGGTCTGTGTGTTCACTGGGAGTCTAAAGTTGAAGACGAATCTATCCCAGAAGAGA TGAGAGATCATATGCGTACAGCTATCGGCCAAGCAAGGCTGTTGATGAAAGAGCGCTTCAATCAGTTTAGTGGTCTGGTGGATGACTGTGAGCTGGGCCGAGGGGAGAAGATCACCACCTGCACTGATCTGCAAGGATTCTGGGACATGGTTTATTACCAG GTAGAGGATGTCCAAAAAAAGTTTAACGCTCTCAAAGAAGCAGAGGGTCGAGGCTGGATAGAGGAGCACAAGCCCCCATCAAGACAGAGGAAAGTAGTGAAG AAACTATCAGCTCCACCTGCTAAGCCAACAATAGCCAAAGCAGCAGTCAAATCTCGCCTGGCTGCTGTGAAAGCAGCCATGAAAGCAAAACAGCAGGCAGCTAAGGCAGAGCAAGCAGCACAGAATGCAGATAGCACTCAAGATAACACCTGCACAAACTCCCAGGAACCACAATACCAAGCAGAGGCCCAAATCCCAGAAACTGTAGTCTTTGATGGAGGCTTCTTCAAAGTGGAAAGCCCAGCTAAAGCATTAG GTTCCGTGAGGAGATCCAGTCGTCTGAGTGCTGCCATGCTGCCTCAGGCCTCACCCTGCTCCAAAAGTCTTACACCTAGAAGAGTAACTCGACAGTTCCTTGCACTGGAACAGACCCCTGTTCAGGGAGTCGCCTCTCCTGCTCAGCCTGTTTTCACTCCTGCCCACCTTCATCTTACACTCAAGCAAACCCCAGCACAAGCACCACAGTCTCACCGTGGCACCCCTAAGTCAACACGGAAGACAAAGGACACTAtaaatgtctctctttgtttttccccTGTCAAGGAAATACTTTCAGATGATGTGCAGCCTGACAGAAGTTCTGTACAACAGTCAGAAAGCGTCTCTCCACAGGACAGCACTACATCTGTTCCTCAGTTGGGTACACCTAAACCTGTGGATTCACAGGTTGTCGAGGAGCAAGGCGAGCCAGCTAATGCTGTCAATCTTGATGTCTCTCTTAGTCCAAGACTCTCCCACTATCCATGCAAAACACCTCCTCCGTCCTCCCAAGTCCCGGAGCCCTCATCATCTCTGAGTTTTACACTTTCACCCTGTATGAGTCCCAGCCAGCCTATCATCTCCTCCATTACTGCTGTGGAGGCCCAAGGGTCTGTGTGCTGCACACCCGACAGCTCTGTTGTAGAG GAAATTCCTGGGTTGGACATTGAGCGTTACCTTCTACCTTCGCAGAGATGCAGCCTGTCACCAAGGGAGACAGTTTCCATACAAACGTTGTCACCATTGCCAGTAGATGTAGAGATGGAGAGTCCTGGAGGTCCATCAGGAGACCTGTTGTCTCAACAAGAACCCG GTCCACACAACAGAGTCTGCCCTGCTTCTTTTCACCCCCGATCTGACGGATCGAATACGCCAGTCAGTATGTCCAAGTGA
- the dlgap5 gene encoding disks large-associated protein 5 isoform X2, which translates to MESRFTHLRQRDTSVSMLRVKMSRRRSQSQKENRERAMNTRRQLDKLPELEMSSMDASILMANMSTIQEKTQNNAKPAKSLAVEDRLKQLERWKERKALEKEKKERERKGIFKTGLYHPKDTLTIVTLPVVPAAPKRAKETKVNIAPSQNTRVTRSMKQQLQVQKCLKTQDSNAAAKKAQPAVERSTKSLIAPVKPAQSATKTTVCTEPALRALSTRSTNRPPVTAVPVVKDKPKDKAADTRITRSRVIGKPVAPPSGRERSSKASAGNTAQPPIPMEPELKEYEMQKLDEKPHPPSLTSCSKEEDMVMDQPQADSVSPVDTFEAPNSFAPEGFVFQAPAGLLNFKFEPLTPRSADAFLTPSSSISLPPVPVFSAEPNEPTSGSPHHYPAHTFPTVAPLTPGSPLESNHDVPYFRAEIVNETERLTGLCVHWESKVEDESIPEEMRDHMRTAIGQARLLMKERFNQFSGLVDDCELGRGEKITTCTDLQGFWDMVYYQVEDVQKKFNALKEAEGRGWIEEHKPPSRQRKVVKKLSAPPAKPTIAKAAVKSRLAAVKAAMKAKQQAAKAEQAAQNADSTQDNTCTNSQEPQYQAEAQIPETVVFDGGFFKVESPAKALGSVRRSSRLSAAMLPQASPCSKSLTPRRVTRQFLALEQTPVQGVASPAQPVFTPAHLHLTLKQTPAQAPQSHRGTPKSTRKTKDTINVSLCFSPVKEILSDDVQPDRSSVQQSESVSPQDSTTSVPQLGTPKPVDSQVVEEQGEPANAVNLDVSLSPRLSHYPCKTPPPSSQVPEPSSSLSFTLSPCMSPSQPIISSITAVEAQGSVCCTPDSSVVEEIPGLDIERYLLPSQRCSLSPRETVSIQTLSPLPVDVEMESPGGPSGDLLSQQEPALPVVSSVLTLQSPQVHTTESALLLFTPDLTDRIRQSVCPSDLMVFTPPTNV; encoded by the exons ATGGAATCTCGATTTACTCACCTGCGCCAACGGGACACCAGCGTGTCTATGCTGAGAGTAAAAATGTCCCGAAGAAGATCTCAGTCTCAGAAGGAGAATCGAGAACGGGCCATGAATACGCGCAGGCAGCTAGACAAGCTCCCAGAGCTGGAAATGTCTTCCATGGATGCTTCCATCCTTATGGCCAACATGTCCACTATTCAGGAGAAGACGCAGAACAATGCAAAACCTGCCAAAA GTCTGGCTGTAGAAGATAGGTTAAAGCAGCTTGAGCGCTGGAAAGAACGTAAGGCTCTcgagaaggaaaagaaagaaagggaacgAAAAGGCATATTTAAGACTGGTCTATATCATCCAAAGGACACTCTTACCATTGTCACTCTGCCTGTGGTCCCAGCTGCCCCAAAAAGAGCTAAAGAG ACAAAAGTAAACATTGCTCCATCCCAGAATACCCGAGTCACCCGTTCAATGAAACAGCAGCTGCAAGTGCAGAAG TGTCTGAAGACACAAGATTCAAATGCTGCGGCAAAGAAAG CTCAACCTGCTGTGGAAAGATCAACCAAGAGCCTGATAGCTCCTGTTAAACCAGCACAGAGTGCAACCAAGACCACAGTTTGTACAG AGCCTGCTTTACGAGCTTTGTCAACTAGATCAACCAACAGGCCTCCTGTTACAGCAGTTCCGGTGGTGAAAGACAAACCTAAAGACAAGGCTGCAG ATACAAGAATCACAAGGAGCAGAGTGATTGGCAAGCCTGTGGCTCCCCCCTCCGGCAGAGAAAGGAGCTCCAAGG catctgCTGGTAACACTGCCCAGCCTCCTATCCCCATG gaGCCTGAGCTGAAGGAATATGAGATGCAGAAGCTAGATGAAAAGCCTCATCCTCCCAGTCTGACGTCTTGTTCTAAGGAGGAAGACATGGTGATGGATCAACCTCAAGCTGACTCTGTCTCTCCTGTGGACACTTTTGAAGCTCCAAACTCATTTGCTCCAGAAGGTTTTGTTTTCCAAGCTCCTGCTGGCTTGTTAAACTTCAAGTTTGAGCCTCTCACTCCTCGCTCAGCAGATGCCTTCCTTACACCAag CTCTAGCATAAGTCTTCCACCAGTTCCTGTGTTCAGTGCTGAGCCAAATGAGCCCACCTCTGGATCCCCTCACCACTATCCTGCTCATACATTTCCCACAGTGGCTCCTCTGACTCCAGGCAGCCCTCTGGAATCAAACCATGATGTACCATATTTCAG AGCTGAAATAGTCAATGAGACCGAAAGACTGACAGGTCTGTGTGTTCACTGGGAGTCTAAAGTTGAAGACGAATCTATCCCAGAAGAGA TGAGAGATCATATGCGTACAGCTATCGGCCAAGCAAGGCTGTTGATGAAAGAGCGCTTCAATCAGTTTAGTGGTCTGGTGGATGACTGTGAGCTGGGCCGAGGGGAGAAGATCACCACCTGCACTGATCTGCAAGGATTCTGGGACATGGTTTATTACCAG GTAGAGGATGTCCAAAAAAAGTTTAACGCTCTCAAAGAAGCAGAGGGTCGAGGCTGGATAGAGGAGCACAAGCCCCCATCAAGACAGAGGAAAGTAGTGAAG AAACTATCAGCTCCACCTGCTAAGCCAACAATAGCCAAAGCAGCAGTCAAATCTCGCCTGGCTGCTGTGAAAGCAGCCATGAAAGCAAAACAGCAGGCAGCTAAGGCAGAGCAAGCAGCACAGAATGCAGATAGCACTCAAGATAACACCTGCACAAACTCCCAGGAACCACAATACCAAGCAGAGGCCCAAATCCCAGAAACTGTAGTCTTTGATGGAGGCTTCTTCAAAGTGGAAAGCCCAGCTAAAGCATTAG GTTCCGTGAGGAGATCCAGTCGTCTGAGTGCTGCCATGCTGCCTCAGGCCTCACCCTGCTCCAAAAGTCTTACACCTAGAAGAGTAACTCGACAGTTCCTTGCACTGGAACAGACCCCTGTTCAGGGAGTCGCCTCTCCTGCTCAGCCTGTTTTCACTCCTGCCCACCTTCATCTTACACTCAAGCAAACCCCAGCACAAGCACCACAGTCTCACCGTGGCACCCCTAAGTCAACACGGAAGACAAAGGACACTAtaaatgtctctctttgtttttccccTGTCAAGGAAATACTTTCAGATGATGTGCAGCCTGACAGAAGTTCTGTACAACAGTCAGAAAGCGTCTCTCCACAGGACAGCACTACATCTGTTCCTCAGTTGGGTACACCTAAACCTGTGGATTCACAGGTTGTCGAGGAGCAAGGCGAGCCAGCTAATGCTGTCAATCTTGATGTCTCTCTTAGTCCAAGACTCTCCCACTATCCATGCAAAACACCTCCTCCGTCCTCCCAAGTCCCGGAGCCCTCATCATCTCTGAGTTTTACACTTTCACCCTGTATGAGTCCCAGCCAGCCTATCATCTCCTCCATTACTGCTGTGGAGGCCCAAGGGTCTGTGTGCTGCACACCCGACAGCTCTGTTGTAGAG GAAATTCCTGGGTTGGACATTGAGCGTTACCTTCTACCTTCGCAGAGATGCAGCCTGTCACCAAGGGAGACAGTTTCCATACAAACGTTGTCACCATTGCCAGTAGATGTAGAGATGGAGAGTCCTGGAGGTCCATCAGGAGACCTGTTGTCTCAACAAGAACCCG CACTGCCAGTGGTGTCTTCAGTGTTAACTCTTCAGTCACCACAG GTCCACACAACAGAGTCTGCCCTGCTTCTTTTCACCCCCGATCTGACGGATCGAATACGCCAGTCAGTATGTCCAAGTGACCTCATGGTATTCACACCTCCAACTAATGTGTAG
- the dlgap5 gene encoding disks large-associated protein 5 isoform X1: protein MESRFTHLRQRDTSVSMLRVKMSRRRSQSQKENRERAMNTRRQLDKLPELEMSSMDASILMANMSTIQEKTQNNAKPAKSLAVEDRLKQLERWKERKALEKEKKERERKGIFKTGLYHPKDTLTIVTLPVVPAAPKRAKETKVNIAPSQNTRVTRSMKQQLQVQKCLKTQDSNAAAKKAQPAVERSTKSLIAPVKPAQSATKTTVCTAEPALRALSTRSTNRPPVTAVPVVKDKPKDKAADTRITRSRVIGKPVAPPSGRERSSKASAGNTAQPPIPMEPELKEYEMQKLDEKPHPPSLTSCSKEEDMVMDQPQADSVSPVDTFEAPNSFAPEGFVFQAPAGLLNFKFEPLTPRSADAFLTPSSSISLPPVPVFSAEPNEPTSGSPHHYPAHTFPTVAPLTPGSPLESNHDVPYFRAEIVNETERLTGLCVHWESKVEDESIPEEMRDHMRTAIGQARLLMKERFNQFSGLVDDCELGRGEKITTCTDLQGFWDMVYYQVEDVQKKFNALKEAEGRGWIEEHKPPSRQRKVVKKLSAPPAKPTIAKAAVKSRLAAVKAAMKAKQQAAKAEQAAQNADSTQDNTCTNSQEPQYQAEAQIPETVVFDGGFFKVESPAKALGSVRRSSRLSAAMLPQASPCSKSLTPRRVTRQFLALEQTPVQGVASPAQPVFTPAHLHLTLKQTPAQAPQSHRGTPKSTRKTKDTINVSLCFSPVKEILSDDVQPDRSSVQQSESVSPQDSTTSVPQLGTPKPVDSQVVEEQGEPANAVNLDVSLSPRLSHYPCKTPPPSSQVPEPSSSLSFTLSPCMSPSQPIISSITAVEAQGSVCCTPDSSVVEEIPGLDIERYLLPSQRCSLSPRETVSIQTLSPLPVDVEMESPGGPSGDLLSQQEPALPVVSSVLTLQSPQVHTTESALLLFTPDLTDRIRQSVCPSDLMVFTPPTNV, encoded by the exons ATGGAATCTCGATTTACTCACCTGCGCCAACGGGACACCAGCGTGTCTATGCTGAGAGTAAAAATGTCCCGAAGAAGATCTCAGTCTCAGAAGGAGAATCGAGAACGGGCCATGAATACGCGCAGGCAGCTAGACAAGCTCCCAGAGCTGGAAATGTCTTCCATGGATGCTTCCATCCTTATGGCCAACATGTCCACTATTCAGGAGAAGACGCAGAACAATGCAAAACCTGCCAAAA GTCTGGCTGTAGAAGATAGGTTAAAGCAGCTTGAGCGCTGGAAAGAACGTAAGGCTCTcgagaaggaaaagaaagaaagggaacgAAAAGGCATATTTAAGACTGGTCTATATCATCCAAAGGACACTCTTACCATTGTCACTCTGCCTGTGGTCCCAGCTGCCCCAAAAAGAGCTAAAGAG ACAAAAGTAAACATTGCTCCATCCCAGAATACCCGAGTCACCCGTTCAATGAAACAGCAGCTGCAAGTGCAGAAG TGTCTGAAGACACAAGATTCAAATGCTGCGGCAAAGAAAG CTCAACCTGCTGTGGAAAGATCAACCAAGAGCCTGATAGCTCCTGTTAAACCAGCACAGAGTGCAACCAAGACCACAGTTTGTACAG CAGAGCCTGCTTTACGAGCTTTGTCAACTAGATCAACCAACAGGCCTCCTGTTACAGCAGTTCCGGTGGTGAAAGACAAACCTAAAGACAAGGCTGCAG ATACAAGAATCACAAGGAGCAGAGTGATTGGCAAGCCTGTGGCTCCCCCCTCCGGCAGAGAAAGGAGCTCCAAGG catctgCTGGTAACACTGCCCAGCCTCCTATCCCCATG gaGCCTGAGCTGAAGGAATATGAGATGCAGAAGCTAGATGAAAAGCCTCATCCTCCCAGTCTGACGTCTTGTTCTAAGGAGGAAGACATGGTGATGGATCAACCTCAAGCTGACTCTGTCTCTCCTGTGGACACTTTTGAAGCTCCAAACTCATTTGCTCCAGAAGGTTTTGTTTTCCAAGCTCCTGCTGGCTTGTTAAACTTCAAGTTTGAGCCTCTCACTCCTCGCTCAGCAGATGCCTTCCTTACACCAag CTCTAGCATAAGTCTTCCACCAGTTCCTGTGTTCAGTGCTGAGCCAAATGAGCCCACCTCTGGATCCCCTCACCACTATCCTGCTCATACATTTCCCACAGTGGCTCCTCTGACTCCAGGCAGCCCTCTGGAATCAAACCATGATGTACCATATTTCAG AGCTGAAATAGTCAATGAGACCGAAAGACTGACAGGTCTGTGTGTTCACTGGGAGTCTAAAGTTGAAGACGAATCTATCCCAGAAGAGA TGAGAGATCATATGCGTACAGCTATCGGCCAAGCAAGGCTGTTGATGAAAGAGCGCTTCAATCAGTTTAGTGGTCTGGTGGATGACTGTGAGCTGGGCCGAGGGGAGAAGATCACCACCTGCACTGATCTGCAAGGATTCTGGGACATGGTTTATTACCAG GTAGAGGATGTCCAAAAAAAGTTTAACGCTCTCAAAGAAGCAGAGGGTCGAGGCTGGATAGAGGAGCACAAGCCCCCATCAAGACAGAGGAAAGTAGTGAAG AAACTATCAGCTCCACCTGCTAAGCCAACAATAGCCAAAGCAGCAGTCAAATCTCGCCTGGCTGCTGTGAAAGCAGCCATGAAAGCAAAACAGCAGGCAGCTAAGGCAGAGCAAGCAGCACAGAATGCAGATAGCACTCAAGATAACACCTGCACAAACTCCCAGGAACCACAATACCAAGCAGAGGCCCAAATCCCAGAAACTGTAGTCTTTGATGGAGGCTTCTTCAAAGTGGAAAGCCCAGCTAAAGCATTAG GTTCCGTGAGGAGATCCAGTCGTCTGAGTGCTGCCATGCTGCCTCAGGCCTCACCCTGCTCCAAAAGTCTTACACCTAGAAGAGTAACTCGACAGTTCCTTGCACTGGAACAGACCCCTGTTCAGGGAGTCGCCTCTCCTGCTCAGCCTGTTTTCACTCCTGCCCACCTTCATCTTACACTCAAGCAAACCCCAGCACAAGCACCACAGTCTCACCGTGGCACCCCTAAGTCAACACGGAAGACAAAGGACACTAtaaatgtctctctttgtttttccccTGTCAAGGAAATACTTTCAGATGATGTGCAGCCTGACAGAAGTTCTGTACAACAGTCAGAAAGCGTCTCTCCACAGGACAGCACTACATCTGTTCCTCAGTTGGGTACACCTAAACCTGTGGATTCACAGGTTGTCGAGGAGCAAGGCGAGCCAGCTAATGCTGTCAATCTTGATGTCTCTCTTAGTCCAAGACTCTCCCACTATCCATGCAAAACACCTCCTCCGTCCTCCCAAGTCCCGGAGCCCTCATCATCTCTGAGTTTTACACTTTCACCCTGTATGAGTCCCAGCCAGCCTATCATCTCCTCCATTACTGCTGTGGAGGCCCAAGGGTCTGTGTGCTGCACACCCGACAGCTCTGTTGTAGAG GAAATTCCTGGGTTGGACATTGAGCGTTACCTTCTACCTTCGCAGAGATGCAGCCTGTCACCAAGGGAGACAGTTTCCATACAAACGTTGTCACCATTGCCAGTAGATGTAGAGATGGAGAGTCCTGGAGGTCCATCAGGAGACCTGTTGTCTCAACAAGAACCCG CACTGCCAGTGGTGTCTTCAGTGTTAACTCTTCAGTCACCACAG GTCCACACAACAGAGTCTGCCCTGCTTCTTTTCACCCCCGATCTGACGGATCGAATACGCCAGTCAGTATGTCCAAGTGACCTCATGGTATTCACACCTCCAACTAATGTGTAG